The nucleotide window tataaaaatatgcagcatAGCACACCTCTGACAGGTGTCGTCATGTTTGTTGTGTCCCATGCTTTATTTAATCCTAATTTGATAAACAAGACcacctaactttttttttttaaatgacaaacttCTGAGGTTTTCACTgagaaagattttttaaaatatatttactgaaaTCAAATTATACAACAATTGGTTGTGGCAAAAACTTATTGAGGGATATTAAGGTGGCTGTTTATACGTgtgttaatttttaatatttgtaatttattatagGAGGTCTGGAGACATTACCATTCACTTCAAGCCCTGCCGGCTACACAGACCACGTTTGAACCTCACATCAAAAGACGgcctcatgttttatttcatcccTTTTTCCGTCTTTCTTCGCTGCGGAGGTGATTGTGTTCTTTCTCCTATTAGCAAAGGGAAGCAGTGAAGCGTCCGCTATGGTTCCTGGTGAGAGTCGTGAACCAGATTACAGGTTTTAAGAATCCACCGCTCTGTCCTTTGATGACCTCAGCAACAAACTCCATGATGAGACCCCCTGCTGCTAGGAAACAATAACTTATAGACCCTGAGCTGAGAGAGGAAACACGCCGACAGCCAAAGCCAACACcggacaaaaacacacacagtttccAGGATGCAAAtcagctttgtcataaaatatgGTTCAGTGCAGAAGTTTCAAGCTACTTAGCATTGGTTTGCACTTTGCGTCCAAgaactttgatatttttgtaatCTGGCTTCATCTTTGGAGATTGACTGCTGTTTTTatgggagttttttttgttgttgtcttgtttgtgttttgtggcaatgtgttttttaaaactgaggtGAGACGAAAAATGAGCTAGCTAAGAGCTGTAagataagattttatttattttatttatttgtttgtcccacactgtaaaaaaaaataaaattacggTACAATAgtggcagctgtggttgccagaacTTTACCGTCTTTATATGGTAAAGTTCTGGCAACCAAAACTGccagtattttactgtatttgctAAAATACGGTAAATGTCTGGCAACCGCAGCTGCCGCTATTTTATGGTATTTCACAATATACGGTAAAATACCATATTTCCTAAAATATGGTAAAATAACTGTTggtattttaccatttttttactctaaatttacagagttctttttttttgcatagcacacaacataataaaaaaaaataagtaaataaataaattatactaaaatacaataattaacAATTAGCAGTGACAGTcttaaagacacacacaccaACCTGCTTCTTCAATATATTGTTCTCACATATTGACGCTGGGTGCGTCAATATGTGACACGAGGGGTTTTACCttatgccttaccgtaattttttccctaaacctaaccaatttgcGGGGTTTTGAAGtttcggcagtgtttgcgaggaccctTCGCatgaataatccatgtaaaacatgcagcCTTCCGAAATCGTCAAATTCGTCAAcatctccactggctccctgtagctcaaagaatagactttaaaatactgttgttagtttataaatcactgaatggtttagcaccacaatacattaaagatctgctgctgttgtatcaaccttccagacctctcaggttctggttctggttctgctctgcatccccagaaccagaaccaaatgaggagaagcagcattcagcatctatgcaccaaaaatctggaacaaacttccagaaaactgtaaaacagctgaaacactgacttcctttaaatctcaactaaaaacccacttgtttagagttgtatttgaaacgtaataaattgcaaacttattgacggaatctgactatgttgtgtttttgttgttgattctatgttgcattgtgttttttgtgtttgatttgatgtaaagcactttgaaatgccttgatgctgaaatgtgctatacaaataaagtttgattgattgattgattttacggtgaaggaacctgcccaagtcgtcacatattgacgcgaagaggctacccttcgcgtcaatatgtgacgcatggtcagacggcgtcccaactcgtcaatatatgacgagtcgggtgtgagaatgtgttgcacACACATATAAACCCTCATATCTTCCTAAAGATATCTCCAACATTTAGATACAACAGTAacaaatattcaacatttgCAATGTTGACTTTGTACACAACACTGAATGGAGTTGAGCTGTTTATACTTTAATGCAAAACAGGATGATAGACTGAATTAAAGCCTCTTTAATGCCAAAATGATCCCATGGTTAGTGTTAACTGGTTTCACTTGAGACGTTATCCACtggaaatgtttagaaaaatttgTGCAACTAGTAAAAAAAGAGTAACCTGTGTTACAAAATATCGCTGAGAGCAAAAGAGTCTTTGAAGGAAACTGTAAAGAAATTACCATGAGGATCCTgaactttaaagaaaagctaaatCTAATGTTTTATGATATGTTTTATGGTCTTGCTAAAAATTGCATCAGCCGCTTCTGACGGTCGGTTTTCATCTACAAaccatctaaaaaaaacaaacaacttatTTATCAATGCTGTTATTCAGTCGTCCTTCTGACCGGCTGCTTTTATATGTAATGTGTGAGGTTTCAAAACAATGAAAGATCTTCTTACAGATTTTCCATGACAGTATTTTTAGATTGGCTTGTTGGAAGCAAACTATTGTGACGACATATGTGTTATTTTCAAAGGCAACAGAGGGAGAACAGCGGAGCAGGAAGCTGGGTGTAGTGATGATGCTCAGAGAGCCGCATGTCGTCTCCTGTGCCGCCGACCAACCGCGGCTGAATAAAGATGCCTCGCGCTTTGTGGCTTTGTTTTTAACCAACTTTGAAAACGCTTACCTGCCTTAGCGGATGCTTCCTTTGGTTCCTCTCCTGcttgcttcagtttcagttccATAAAAAAATGTGCCAGGTGGACGGAAAGCCAGCTGATTGTTTGGATGGAAACCGAAAAAGCAAATTTGCTTCCTGTGAGGAAAAACACAGTGGAAGTTTGTTTACTCATTAAAGAAAGGAAGTGTGGATCTTCGTGGCGCCTGTCTTAAATGACACAAACGATAACGGAAGACACTGGAAAGTAGGgcttttgtaaacaaatattttaataatcgagtAATCTATAGATTATTCTTACGGTTAATTGggtaatcggataaaaaaaaagataaaataaaacattggtaaatgtaacataacagcagtattactatcgcatatcaacatcagtaaattttttcacatttgagcttccctaacaataacttttctgtagtttagaaaattaattattatttagaaataatccTTGCTAATAATTAGAAACGCACCTTCTCCATAATAAAACGTTTGACTGCAACTTATATTGTACTTACTTATGAAGTAAATGAccgttcttcttcttttccagtAAAAAGTGTTTACTGTTATCaattaaaagttacataataaaatgacaagtttggtttgtaTGAACGGTAGAGTCATCCAGGACTCTGCAAccatttttacagtgaaattataaaaataaaaagcaatatcAGACAACCAACTGTGTGTTTTTAGACAAACTTTACAGGAGTTAAAGTGAATGCAGattataaaacactaaaaaatctcctcaagatttttttctttcactttaccATCGTTTGTTATGTTGTGTTGGCATATAATAACtccaacaaaacacagcaacatttgtgtaacgtgacaaaatgtgacaaagtacCGTTCAGATCGCTCGACTTTCTGATTCAACCTCTCACCATGCAGAACCCGGCTGCCACACACCTGGTACCTGCCGATGCACAAACCGCCGCAGGGATGATGCGGATCGAGGCCCTTTGTTTGTCGGATCCGATTCGTCTCGGCAGATTCGCCTCTCCTGATTTACGAGAGCGCGCAGAAGGATCAGGAGACTTTTGGGTGAAAGTGATTTTCTTATCCTTTGGATAGCCAAGTTGAAATGGAAAAGTGATGCAACAGTAGGATTACCTCTTGCCTGAAAGACActagtagttttattttattaatgtctcgcagaaagcaaaaatacagaGTTGGCAttgtgaatggaaaaaaaaaacagggtgtGTAGATTTAAAACAGGAACTTTACTGGTAATCTTACTGGTTTTATGAGTTTTAAGATAAGGTACATATATTTTCCACCTTGCAGCTACTCAAATACTTGCCCAGATCATCCAGACATGACGCCAGCTTCAAATTGTTCTTCTCTTGGCGATGCTATGGGCTGGATATTTGAGAGACGTCCGTCACACTTTACAGCTATTCTCTGTTTCTGCGCTGCTGTGAATGGAGCAGATCACTGTTTGACCTCGTCTGACGTTTGTTTTATTCTCCGTTTTATTGGAGTCTATCATTGTACATGGAGGGTTTTCGCTTAACGTGTTGCATTTGAGGGACTTGCGGATTTTCCTGTATGATGAAAGTCTGTATTTTACAGGGTCGCAAGGCGAGAACCACAAATGAGGTCTTGAGGTATTCTGAGGAAAGAAGGGAGGAGAGAGTCAATGTGAAcaaattgttttgaaaccaagtgtcagcgtaacgtgtGGGTGGTGAAGCATTTTTTCCTGTCTGAAAAATGCTTCTTGAATCAGATAAGGATGCTATGAAGCTAATGCAATTATCTGGattaagtcatatttttgattcattatgaatatttttttttagagaggTGAAGGACATTTTCACAAGCAAGAATTTTACCAGCTGAAATATTTGACTGTCTCACAAAGCGTCCAATTTGGATTAGAAATAATGAAATTCACTTCACCGTTGTCTTGCAAAGTCCTCAGGGATGGAGTTCGTAGAAATTTATCAAGACACTGAAAGCAAGccaagatttttgtttaattttattcactttattaCGGATCAAGTAAGCTACATCTCAGCACGTCAATGAATAAAAGTATTGGAGATCACCAGGTAAGGAgttctttacatatttgtgatGACATGCTTTGGTCAATATTTCTTTGAGAGGATTTTAGATGTTGAAAtcattccatttaaaaaaaatcaaacactgtTAGCCTTCAGAAAGGCATCCTAGCCGGTGATTTGTGGTGCAAAATAGCAGACTCCTCCCTGAAACTTTCAGTAGGAGTGGATAAACTTTAGGGTGGCACGCCATCAAATGTCTAAAACAACATATgtagagaaagaagaaaaactaagaggaagaaaactgaTGGAGAGATAATctttcaagacttttttttacatttaaacattaacaaGAAGGTTTATTTTACCTTAACCCAGTATGAATTTTAGTTTGGTTACTATTTTTGGATTTCTGTCTTTTCAAACTACATTAATATAAAATCTAGGAAGTAAAACCTTGTTATCTTTTGTCTCCTTTACCCGGCTTTGATTAGGCTAATTTCTTGGCGGAAAGTTGATTAGCATCTCCTCATTTGTTCAACTTCACAGGCAGGAAAAGACGTTAGCTTGatgctagcatgttagctttatGCTAGCATGTTAGCCTGCGAGAACTGTGAGAAACTACAACTTGTGGCGTGAACTGTTTAGTTTTACAAGTACAAGATGAATATTTGCAAGAGAGTATTAAAAGGTCCATCATTTTATACATacttaatcatttatttattggtcaTATAACCTTCCACTGATATGTGGTGCTTCGGTAagtcaaatcaaacaaatgcaTCCGAAAGCaagaatgtttttaatgttggcAGCCAAACATCTGGACTTTAATGTGCTAAAGCGACTGATTGCTTTCCTAACACCGTTATTGAGGCGTTCATGTTGTTCAAAACCTATCCTCGTCGAGTATTTGGAGGGTTTTGTTGTCACCGTTTTCTGGAAAGAGGTCTGTTTTATCTGGACTTCCTACTCTCACTATTTTCAATGGAAAGGTTGCGTAACACCAGATACTGGCACAAAGCAGGCGCTCCGATTGGCTTGAGATATAAGTTTAGAAAttgttatttcaaaacaacagaCAGATTTCTGTGGCTGTGCAGCAGCTgcataaaacaaacagtgaaaccTCCAGTGTTTTGACAATGAAAACACGCAACAAAGTGATTATTCATTCCATTGATGTGTATTTCAGCATAAATCTCTTCTTTTAAGATGTGAGCACAAAGCCATTACAGACAGATTTACATATATTACTTCTATTTACAGATATTCAAGTgccttttatttacaaatatacattaggctacacacacacacacacacatacacaaagtAATACATATACAACTTTGATTAATTACACAATCGTTGGACTCCGTGGTTGTGGTCTGACGGCCTTTAAAATGCCATAAATCATATTAAAGTGCAGGAAATTCTTTTTGTCTTGTGCGCAAACAAAGCCAAAAACACAGAGCCCCCAACAGCGCAGGAtgtcaggaaaagaaaaaaaaaaaaaacaactcggGAAGTGAGCTGACGTGTTTTGTGAGGAATGCGTGAGCTCCTCCTTGACATTCTGTGAAAGTCATGGGAACGGTGCGCAAAGGGTGGGTCGCCACCCGAGAGCGGTCAGGATCACCTCCAGTCCGTGTCCCTGCCGGCTCCACGTGTTTCTGCGTCAGAACTGAGAGCCAGCAGTTGAGAGAGGAGAACCTGCCGCAACATGAAACACTCCTTAGGCCATATATACAAGAAATAATGTTCAAATCTTTTTCGTTTTTTTCCTGTTCGTGCTTCTATGTTCGGTCAAAGGATTGgtttcattcacatttttacataaaccGCTGAAATGTGGTTGtgagggaaaaaagagagagagagagagaaaaaaccaaaaacaaaatggaaattcaaacacaaaggaTGTGGTGGCTGCCTCGGTTACTTAGAGACCAGAGGGCTGTTTTTACCCATGAACACCTTCAGGCCTCTGTGACTATTTTATCTCTGTGAACACTCAGAAAGGGAAGAGAGCCGGGCAGTTCTGCTGGGAGACCCAGACACCAGCGACAGCATGGAGAGAAAGCTGAATGTTTAGGCGGGAGGGGAGACTAAGAATAGGGCAGCatattactgtaaaaattaTCTAAGTCTGGACACAAGCATAAAACAATTGTATGCTCAGCCCCTTAGgttgtatgtttttaatatttccaatTAGCCACTTGAATGTCAGAATGTAATTTTACAAGATGGCTGCCATCTGAGCCTTTTAAATCAACTGTTACCCATTTTCATGACTTCAATGAACTTAATGTCACATCATGTGTTTTGGACTTTGGTCATACAGCCTTAAAGTAACAATATGTGGCAAATTCAGAAACTGGGgccttttctgtttgtgaatgtCAAACCAGCCGTCAACTGGAAGGAGATTAAGATGTGTGACACAGACTGAGAGGCAGTCGTCTTTaaggttagcattagcttgtgCTTATTTGTTTATGGGTTTGGAGTTCAGCATAAACTTCTGCAATTTTTCATGTTTGGATTCGTACAAGCTTccacaaattgtttttcaaatgctTAGTGGTTTGGTATTAGCTTCCACTCATTTGTTATGTATAGCAGTTTggcattagcttctgctgatgtttttgtctttggttcAGCGCTAGCTTCCAGaaattttgtttatgtgtttagcagtttagcattagcttctactAATTTTTTTCAAGTTTGGTTTAGCGCTAgcttccagaaatgttttttttttttttttttttttttacatttagcagTTCATcattagctcctgctaatgttttcatgtgtttgGTTTAGCGCTAACATCtgcaattattttcttttttcatgtgttCAGCAGTTTAGCGCTGTAGCGGAGTATTCAACTGTGATAAATCTTGGTAGTTTTAGTGCAAAACGAAATTTTCTTTCAGTGCCACGTCGACCATGTTGAATTTTTCAGTGGctaacattttctcttttttcaacATATCATGCTCTCTTGGAAATATCTGTGCCCCAACTGGATTCTCCCGCCAGCATGCGAAAGATTTAGCTGAAATATTCAATTATCTGCTGCACCAGAATGTTCACAGGCGGGTTGAAGTGGTGACGCAAAAACTACATCCCCTCCTTTCACAATGTATGTCTGATGTAGACATATTACAACGTATATAAACAATTTTTAGTATGCACATGGGACTGAGCAGAAAgctaatatttatatttttatttacagtgtttAGCTCCTTTTCACCATGCAAAATGCTTTCTTCTCCCTTAGGATTTCTAAGTCTGTGGGACTTTTCGTCCTGATCACGCATGCCCACAGATGAGCTCACTCTGCATGTGTTTCTTGGTGCCGCCGGCTGTTTCACTCCGTCTGAGCCGTCGTTTTCGGGGAGTTGTCCAGCTCCCTCCAGTTGCCGGTGCTGCCTGTGGGGCTCCGGTTGGTGATCCTGGTCAGCAGCGTCGTCCTGCGGACGCTGCTGTCCGAGTCCTCCTTGTAGTCGCCGCTCAGcttgcagcagcaggagaagcagTGCACGAAATCCTGCAGGAGGTGGCCGCTGAAGATCATGTATATCCACGggttgcagcagctgttgaGACTGGCGAGGAGCGCAGACAGAGTCACCGCTGTGTTCTCAGAATCTGCAGAACAGACGGCGAGGGAGGGAAGGAGTGATTAACCCATGAAACATCTGGGATGTACAAAAGTGTCCCTGTAAGTGAAGCTCATCTGGTGCCACATGGTGGGGGCTGTAGTAAAAACAACAGGCTTTAATAAGCTGCAACATGCACTGATatacattaaattttatttttcactctgtCTAGAATTGCTCCTAACCCTCTAAATGGTAGTGATACAGTTAAAtttacagttgtttttgttAGGATAaaggccttttttaaaaataaaaatattaacactACCCTTTATGATACCTAGGGAATCAAGTCCAACatgaatagaaatatcctttattgaCTCAAtggggaaattcaggtgtacCAACTATTTATTCACACaaggatggaaaacaaaataaaaaacaagaataagaGACTGCAAAGTAAGAGCAAAATTACAAATGTTTACTCTTATTAAAAGAAACGTTCTTCTGAGTGGAGAAATTTACCACATCAGCTGATTTTTGGTGTAAATGTAGTTGAAATTCATTAACTCAGACTATCAGGTTATACTTCCTAGTGTACATTAGTCCCTTTATTGTCAGGCCTTAATTTGAagttacatcacaaaaacatacctgaatAAAACtacttaaattttgttgtttttttcagagctAGATGATCATTAACCACCCTGCCCCCAATCTGGCCTCTCAGACAAAAGCCCCCCTATGGGGCCATGATTTCACAACGACTTTCCATTGCAGTGTCTTCTAAACAATAAACGGATGTTTGCGAACGCtgcattttaaatagtttctgaGGCAGACTTATGAGCCCACGTGGCTCTGAGGTGTTTAAATTTATTGGGTTTTGGTGAAAAGTTACCAGTTCATAAGTAATTTCTTCAAtacataaaagcaataaaagcaaAGGCAAGTTTCCCAACTTTTACACGGACAGTGACGAAAATCTTTGAATTTGATGCATAAAATGCACTTATGCTGGTTGGGCACCAAACTGGCTGCAGCCCAGAGCCCCACCAAGTCTTAGATCCGGCCCTGTAAACCTAATCCCAtagatttaaaacttaaaaaattattttaacaacaatTACTCTAATCTAACATTTACTTGTGAAATAATAACgatcattatcattattatgtGTTAAAACTCATTTGATCatttcaataaacaaataactgaaCCATAAAGTTATTGTtcaaaattggattttattatgCATGATAGTCATATAATTGTGATTTGGTATTTATCAAACTATTTCATATTTCCCATGTTCGTATAtatcatgaaataaaaagaatcaccACTGTGATTAAAATGCTACAGCAGCTTCACTCCAGCTTGTCCCCGCCCACTCATTTTGAttggtaaaataaatgacaatcTGCAACCAGCTTATcatgaaattatatatattttttaaatattacattaattgAATACACTATGCCTTTAAGATactgattttaattaattattttcacgTTGAAtcattaaattgtgttttatgaaCAACTTTACGATTGGACTAATTAGTTATATGAGAATctattaattataattattaaattattgtaaaaatatatatatacttatttCACTAAATTGTGGGCCTGAATGGTATTGTTAAAAGATTTGTCACACTCACATTTACTGAACGTGAAGTGGCTCATTCTCAATCATCGGAGTGTCGCATcttcaataatttttatttgtatttttttgcgCTGTTTTCCTGAGTAATTCCGTGCGTAAAAAGCTGCGCGCAAACGGCCTTTCCGAGCGCAGTTTGGAACAGATTCACCGCCGAGGAATTCCTCCCGCCGAGTTTCGACTCACCGTCCCACTGGAAGTTTCGGTCCCACACCGACCACATCTGCACCGTGAAAAACGGCGCCCAGCAGACGATGTACGCCAGGACGATCACAAAAGTCATCTTGACCGTCCTGAGCTTCGCCCTGGAGATCATCATGATGCTGCTGACCGACGACTTCCCGATCAAGCCGCTCTTGCCCGCCGCCCCGGCCgccgtcttcttcttcttcttgtacTTGATGTTCCTCCAGATGGTGCGGCAGATGAAGCCGTAGCACAGGATGAGGATGACCACCGGCACCAGGAAGATGCCCACGGTCATCCAGGTGACGTACGCCTTGGAGCCCCACGGCTCCACGAAGTGCGCCCAGCAGTCGTACACCTCGGAGCCGTTCTTGATCTCGCTGAGGGAGAAGATGAAGTACTGCGGGACGCTCAGCACCAGGCTGCATATCCACGTGGAGACGATCATCACGTAGGAGCGCTTGGTGGGCTGCTGGAGGGTCTTCAGCGGGTGGCAGATGGCGATGTAACGGTCCAGggtcatcatcaccatcatgtAGGTGGAGGCGAACATGCCCGTCACCTGGAGGTGCTTCACCACGCGGCAGAGGAAGTCCGAGCCGTAGAAGCGGAAGGTGATCTCCCAGCAGAGCTGCGGCAGCACCTGGAAGAAGGCGACCACCAGGTCGGCCAGGCTCAGGTGCTTGATGAACAGATGCATGCGGGACGTCTTCTTCTTGGTGTGGTACATGGCCAGCAGCACGCTCAAGTTCCCGATCACGGCGACGACGAAGGTGATGCTCAGGACCATGATCTCGATCTTTGCCACATCCTCGTTGCGCGCGAACGGGTCGGATCCGTTCGCGTGGAGGGTGCCGTTCGGAGGGGTTCCCATCGTCGGGTCTACGGCGGGGCTGG belongs to Gambusia affinis linkage group LG08, SWU_Gaff_1.0, whole genome shotgun sequence and includes:
- the avpr1aa gene encoding arginine vasopressin receptor 1Aa; the encoded protein is MRTPSDAPLLSGGNQSLPASSPAVDPTMGTPPNGTLHANGSDPFARNEDVAKIEIMVLSITFVVAVIGNLSVLLAMYHTKKKTSRMHLFIKHLSLADLVVAFFQVLPQLCWEITFRFYGSDFLCRVVKHLQVTGMFASTYMMVMMTLDRYIAICHPLKTLQQPTKRSYVMIVSTWICSLVLSVPQYFIFSLSEIKNGSEVYDCWAHFVEPWGSKAYVTWMTVGIFLVPVVILILCYGFICRTIWRNIKYKKKKKTAAGAAGKSGLIGKSSVSSIMMISRAKLRTVKMTFVIVLAYIVCWAPFFTVQMWSVWDRNFQWDDSENTAVTLSALLASLNSCCNPWIYMIFSGHLLQDFVHCFSCCCKLSGDYKEDSDSSVRRTTLLTRITNRSPTGSTGNWRELDNSPKTTAQTE